From a region of the Hemibagrus wyckioides isolate EC202008001 linkage group LG06, SWU_Hwy_1.0, whole genome shotgun sequence genome:
- the zgc:136439 gene encoding glucose-1-phosphate thymidylyltransferase isoform X2 produces the protein MSMMKAVILAAGYGTRLQRDIEKDQSRHFEHLQGVAKPLLPVGDCALISHWLRALSHSACVQQVFVVTNAHYHQAFQLWAQDFPSVQVLNDGTRNNEERLGAVACLQLAVNHFAVDDDVIVIGGDTLFKEDFSLRKFTEYFAELQRKTEDANLVLTYKCKDEETAKYGILEVDSDYRVQRMKEKPLPSETHSRSACPCFYLFSRTTLPLLDVFLKEKETRPLEERDAPGNFLSWLIARRPVYVHEISGRFDVGNLASYTECDRYFKEQLKNPVLYLI, from the exons ATGTCAATGATGAAGGCTGTTATTTTGGCTGCAGGTTATGGGACGAGGTTGCAGAGAGACATTGAGAAGGACCAGAGTAGACACTTTGAACACTTACAGGGTGTTGCTAAACCCCTACTTCCGGTTGGAGACTGCGCCCTCATCTCCCATTGGCTCAgagctctctctcactcagcgtGTGTACAGCAAGTGTTTGTGGTC ACCAATGCACATTACCATCAAGCTTTCCAGCTCTGGGCTCAAGACTTCCCCAGTGTTCAGGTCCTTAATGATGGGACGAGAAATAACGAG GAGCGACTCGGGGCAGTTGCATGCCTTCAGCTGGCGGTGAATCACTTTGCAGTGGACGATGACGTCATCGTGATTGGAGG TGACACGCTGTTTAAAGAGGACTTCAGTCTCAGGAAGTTTACAGAGTATTTTGCTGAGCTGCAGAGGAAAACTGAAGACGCCAACTTGGTGCTCACATATAAATGCAAGGACGAGG AAACGGCAAAATACGGCATCCTGGAGGTGGATTCAGACTATCGGGTGCAGCGTATGAAAGAAAAGCCTCTGCCGTCTGAGACACACTCACGCAGTGCC TGTCCCTGTTTTTACTTGTTCTCAAGAACAACACTTCCTCTGCTGGACGTCTTCCTGAAGGAGAAGGAG ACACGGCCACTGGAGGAGAGAGATGCACCAGGGAACTTCCTGTCATGGCTTATAGCAAG gagGCCGGTGTACGTGCATGAGATTTCTGGACGCTTCGATGTGGGAAACCTGGCATCATACACCGAGTGCGACAGATACTTCAAAGAACAACTTAAAAATCCAGTCCTTTATTTAATCTAG
- the zgc:136439 gene encoding uncharacterized protein zgc:136439 isoform X1: MSMMKAVILAAGYGTRLQRDIEKDQSRHFEHLQGVAKPLLPVGDCALISHWLRALSHSACVQQVFVVTNAHYHQAFQLWAQDFPSVQVLNDGTRNNEERLGAVACLQLAVNHFAVDDDVIVIGGDTLFKEDFSLRKFTEYFAELQRKTEDANLVLTYKCKDEETAKYGILEVDSDYRVQRMKEKPLPSETHSRSAVRMTHNTTNQSRVSTTTCKHTEDLFCRVFFQCPCFYLFSRTTLPLLDVFLKEKETRPLEERDAPGNFLSWLIARRPVYVHEISGRFDVGNLASYTECDRYFKEQLKNPVLYLI, encoded by the exons ATGTCAATGATGAAGGCTGTTATTTTGGCTGCAGGTTATGGGACGAGGTTGCAGAGAGACATTGAGAAGGACCAGAGTAGACACTTTGAACACTTACAGGGTGTTGCTAAACCCCTACTTCCGGTTGGAGACTGCGCCCTCATCTCCCATTGGCTCAgagctctctctcactcagcgtGTGTACAGCAAGTGTTTGTGGTC ACCAATGCACATTACCATCAAGCTTTCCAGCTCTGGGCTCAAGACTTCCCCAGTGTTCAGGTCCTTAATGATGGGACGAGAAATAACGAG GAGCGACTCGGGGCAGTTGCATGCCTTCAGCTGGCGGTGAATCACTTTGCAGTGGACGATGACGTCATCGTGATTGGAGG TGACACGCTGTTTAAAGAGGACTTCAGTCTCAGGAAGTTTACAGAGTATTTTGCTGAGCTGCAGAGGAAAACTGAAGACGCCAACTTGGTGCTCACATATAAATGCAAGGACGAGG AAACGGCAAAATACGGCATCCTGGAGGTGGATTCAGACTATCGGGTGCAGCGTATGAAAGAAAAGCCTCTGCCGTCTGAGACACACTCACGCAGTGCCGTACGaatgacacacaacactacgAATCAGTCACGTGTCTCTACAACTACGTGTAAACACACAGAGGACTTATTCTGTCGTGTTTTCTTCCAGTGTCCCTGTTTTTACTTGTTCTCAAGAACAACACTTCCTCTGCTGGACGTCTTCCTGAAGGAGAAGGAG ACACGGCCACTGGAGGAGAGAGATGCACCAGGGAACTTCCTGTCATGGCTTATAGCAAG gagGCCGGTGTACGTGCATGAGATTTCTGGACGCTTCGATGTGGGAAACCTGGCATCATACACCGAGTGCGACAGATACTTCAAAGAACAACTTAAAAATCCAGTCCTTTATTTAATCTAG
- the asnsd1 gene encoding asparagine synthetase domain-containing protein 1, whose protein sequence is MCGICCVVSLSLSRCSLHDHVYETLHRRGPDRSRDVTASSSNPEYSCLFSAHVLHMRGSPTPQPLQDDHGNLLLWNGEVFGGLAVEPEENDTQVVLSRLSACKSPSAVLSVLGQVKGPWAIIYYQKEEHCVWFGRDFFGRRSLLWSWGADERSFTLTSVSSHSSDLRCLEVPAVGVYRVDLKSWTERESLKVDVYSWELTDSDFTWEGFPSSVSFVLNHSGLSSPVLPMNMSVTEVEPNSCNSSHTSLDDLKELLKSTGKRETVRRLIDVLGEAVRRRVQHLPHQSHPHQAQVAILFSGGIDSMILAVLADRYIPPDRSIDLLNVAFKLQEPKKNRGSGKKGQNNKKERETHAVTTSLQTHFDVPDRITGRDGLRELTALSPGRKWNFVEINVTQEELKEMRMKNICHLVYPLDTVLDDSIGCAVWFAARGSGLVSEGEAAQRQHNSTAKVVLTGIGADEQLAGYSRHRVRFKTSGLQGLVKELAMELGRISSRNLGRDDRIIADHGKEARFPYLDEDVVSFLNTLPVWEKADLSLPRGLGEKLLLRLAAAELGLGPSAVLPKRAMQFGSRIAKLENSREKASEKCSRLIAS, encoded by the exons atgtgtgggATCTGCTGTGTCGTGAGTTTGTCTTTGTCTCGCTGTTCACTTCACGATCATGTCTACGAAACCCTGCATCGTCGAGGACCCGATCGCAGCCGGGACGTCACGGCGAGTTCCTCGAATCCAGAGTACAGTTGCCTTTTCTCTGCTCACGTTCTCCACATGAGAGGAAGTCCGACTCCGCAGCCTCTGCAAGATGACCACGGGAATCTCCTGCTCTGGAACGGCGAGGTCTTTGGAGGTTTGGCGGTGGAACCTGAAGAAAACGATACCCAAGTTGTTCTCAGTCGTTTGTCAGCGTGTAAAAGTCCCTCGGCTGTGTTGTCCGTCCTGGGTCAGGTTAAAGGTCCGTGGGCGATTATTTATTACCAGAAAGAGGAACATTGCGTCTGGTTTGGAAGAGACTTTTTTGGGAGAAGAAGCTTGCTCTGGAGTTGGGGGGCGGACGAGAGATCCTTTACGCTGACGTCCGTATCTTCTCACTCGTCGGATCTCAGGTGTTTAGAGGTTCCAGCAGTCGGTGTTTACAGAGtggacttgaagagctggacagaGAGGGAAAGTCTGAAAGTCGATGTTTATTCCTGGGAGCTCACTGATTCGGACTTTACCTGGGAAGGTTTCCCCAGTTCCGTCTCCTTTGTCCTGAACCATTCTGGACTGTCATCTCCAGTTCTCCCCATGAACATGTCCGTAACTGAAGTGGAACCAAATTCTTGCAATTCCAGTCACACATCACTGGATGATCTTAAAGAGCTTCTAAAAAGCACCGGGAAGCGAGAAACAGTCCGTCGTCTCATAGACGTCCTCGGTGAGGCTGTGCGCAGGAGGGTGCAGCACCTTCCCCATCAATCCCACCCCCATCAAGCACAAGTCGCAATACTTTTTTCTGGAGGAATCGATTCCATGATCCTGGCTGTTCTTGCCGATCGCTACATACCTCCGGACAGATCCATCGACCTCCTCAACGTGGCTTTTAAACTCCAGGAACCGAAGAAGAATCGGGGCTCGGGGAAGAAAGgccaaaacaataaaaaagagcGTGAAACTCACGCCGTCACGACATCACTGCAAACGCATTTCGACGTTCCGGATAGAATCACAGGTCGGGACGGATTGCGGGAACTCACAGCTCTCAGTCCTGGGCGGAAATGGAACTTCGTCGAGATCAACGTTACCCAAGAGGAGCTTAAGGAAATGAGAATGAAGAACATCTGCCACCTGGTGTATCCATTAGACACCGTCCTGGACGACAGTATCGGATGCGCCGTGTGGTTTGCAGCCAGAGGAAGCGGCTTGGTTTCGGAGGGAGAGGCAGCACAGAGGCAGCACAACTCCACTGCAAAG GTCGTTCTGACGGGCATCGGGGCAGACGAGCAGCTAGCTGGCTACTCCAGACACAGAGTGCGCTTCAAAACCTCAGGTCTCCAGGGACTGGTCAAGGAACTGGCTATGGAACTGGGCAGAATTTCCTCCAGGAATCTCGGACGAGACGATCGGATTATCGCGGATCACGGAAAAGAAGCCAG GTTCCCGTACTTGGACGAGGACGTGGTGAGTTTCCTGAACACGCTGCCGGTTTGGGAGAAAGCAGATCTGTCTCTGCCTCGAGGACTGGGAGAGAAGCTCCTCCTGAGGCTGGCAGCTGCGGAGCTCGGACTCGGACCTTCCGCCGTACTGCCCAAGAGAGCCATGCAGTTCGGTTCTCGAATAGCCAAGCTGGAGAACAGCCGCGAGAAGGCTTCAGAAAAGTGCAGCAGACTGATCGCCAGTTAG
- the slc40a1 gene encoding solute carrier family 40 member 1 produces MESSTTKKSCCDSVRDFFTSAKFLIYVGHALSTWGDRMWNFAVAVFLVELYGNSLLLTAVYGLVVAGSVLLLGAIIGDWVDKNARLKVAQTSLLVQNSSVILCGILLMLVFNFKDQLTHLYNGWLLTFCYIMVITIANIANLASTAMSITIQRDWVVVVAGDDRSSLADMNATVRIIDQLTNILAPMLVGQIMAFGSHFMGCGFISGWNLGSMCLEYFLLWKVYQKTPALAIKAGQKDYSNQELKQLNVQQELENGEGLAEGSHLMNEGSVVKPETKEKQGCCYQMSEPLRTFRDGWVAYYNQSIFFAGMSLAFLYMTVLGFDCITTGYAYTQGLNGSILSMLMGASAVSGICGTVAFTWVRKKCGLIRTGFLAGMAQLSCLMLCVVSVFVPGSPFDLSVSPFQSMISHLLGDNAPLPEAPTMASGITTSPQETLNISTMQAEEVPYIESYLSVSLLFAGVIAARVGLWSFDLTVTQLIQENVAEAERGVINGVQNSMNYLLDLLHFIMVILAPNPEAFGLLVIISVSFVAMGHMMYFRYAFKNLGTRLFLCCSPEQKTDPDSPSLPSV; encoded by the exons ATGGAAAGCTCAACAACTAAAAAGAGCTGTTGTG ATTCTGTGCGTGACTTTTTCACATCTGCGAAGTTTCTTATCTATGTTGGACATGCTCTATCAACCTGG GGAGACCGCATGTGGAACTTTGCCGTGGCTGTGTTTCTGGTCGAGTTGTATGGAAACAGTTTGCTCCTGACCGCTGTGTACGGCCTGGTGGTGGCAGGATCGGTGCTATTGCTCGGAGCCATCATTGGAGACTGGGTGGACAAAAACGCTCGACTCAAAG TGGCCCAGACGTCTCTGCTCGTCCAGAACAGTTCAGTAATCTTGTGCGGTATCCTGCTGATGCTGGTTTTCAACTTTAAAGACCAGCTCACCCACCTCTATAATGGATGGCTGCTG aCGTTTTGCTACATTATGGTTATCACCATCGCCAACATTGCGAACCTGGCCAGCACGGCCATGTCCATCACCATTCAGAGGGactgggtggtggtggtggctggAGATGACCGCAGCAGCCTGGCAG ACATGAACGCCACGGTGAGAATCATCGACCAGCTGACTAACATCCTAGCCCCGATGCTGGTGGGCCAGATCATGGCGTTCGGTTCCCATTTCATGGGCTGTGGCTTCATCTCAGGCTGGAACCTGGGCTCCATGTGTCTGGAGTACTTCCTGCTGTGGAAGGTGTACCAGAAAACTCCAGCACTGGCCATCAAGGCAGGACAGAAAGACTATAGCAACCAGGAGTTGAAGCAGCTCAACGTTCAACAAG AGCTGGAGAATGGTGAAGGCCTGGCTGAAGGTTCACACCTGATGAACGAGGGATCTGTGGTGAAGCCCGAGACAAAGGAGAAGCAGGGCTGCTGCTATCAGATGTCTGAACCCCTGCGCACTTTCCGTGACGGCTGGGTCGCCTACTACAACCAGTCCATCTTCTTCGCCGGCATGTCGCTCGCCTTCCTCTACATGACCGTCCTGGGTTTCGACTGCATCACCACTGGATACGCCTACACGCAGGGCCTGAACGGCTCCATCCTCAGCATGCTGATGGGAGCCTCGGCCGTCTCGGGTATCTGCGGCACCGTGGCCTTCACGTGGGTGCGCAAGAAGTGTGGCCTCATCCGCACCGGGTTCCTCGCCGGCATGGCTCAGCTGTCCTGCCTCATGCTCTGCGTCGTGTCCGTGTTCGTCCCCGGAAGTCCCTTCGACCTGAGCGTCTCTCCCTTCCAGAGCATGATCAGCCACCTGCTGGGTGACAACGCGCCACTGCCTGAGGCTCCCACCATGGCCAGCGGGATCACCACCAGTCCCCAGGAGACGCTCAACATCTCCACCATGCAGGCAGAGGAAGTCCCGTACATCGAgtcctatctgtctgtcagtcttctCTTCGCTGGAGTTATTGCTGCTAGAGTGG GTCTTTGGTCTTTCGATTTGACCGTGACCCAGCTCATCCAGGAGAACGTCGCCGAGGCGGAGCGAGGGGTCATCAACGGCGTCCAGAACTCCATGAACTACCTCTTGGACCTGCTGCACTTCATCATGGTGATCCTGGCGCCCAACCCCGAAGCTTTCGGCCTGCTGGTCATCATCTCCGTCTCCTTCGTCGCCATGGGGCACATGATGTACTTCAGGTACGCCTTCAAGAACCTCGGGACTCGGCTGTTCCTCTGCTGTTCGCCCGAGCAGAAAACAGACCCggattctccctctcttccatCCGTGTAA
- the LOC131354188 gene encoding ASNSD1 upstream open reading frame protein-like, with product MSTDLVQEERATKEELNKQIKEQKIVIDELSNLKKNRKVFVQQPNSNIFFLADKGETLSMCKQDLDRMKKDYQDM from the exons ATGTCTACTGATCTTGTCCAAGAGGAGCGAGCTACTAAAGAAGAACTAAATAAACAG ATCAAGGAGCAGAAGATTGTGATTGATGAACTGTCAAATCTGAAGAAAAACAGG AAAGTCTTCGTCCAGCAGCCGAACAGCAACATCTTTTTTCTCGCAGATAAAGGAGAGACGTTAAGCATGTGCAAGC aggATCTGGACAGAATGAAGAAAGACTACCAGGACATGTag